One part of the Magallana gigas chromosome 5, xbMagGiga1.1, whole genome shotgun sequence genome encodes these proteins:
- the LOC136269442 gene encoding uncharacterized protein isoform X1, with product MGKRKSSKMFNLFSRFGRRRQRRSEVDVVDIDTFSSVITDCQPSTSTAPYPTDYYAVYSESSASSSLMSVLEFLREKDNDTSKTQPESEMPSGRGKCPPGAGKHSKKVRDSPQKIENVATKARDLHIPSGEGKSCGSGKKSKMVSVQESPKGADNKAKDVTHLFLARESGPPPKQPPPKPVRLSFFERLKRFGKNKVAPQPRVEEKSSVKISIVPELAGFRGEFLASTVELPEAEASSAESSVDLSRLSHAPAVVQDYYPSTLVGFFERGC from the exons ATGGGAAAGCGAAAATCTTCGaagatgtttaatttatttagtCGTTTTGGAAGAAGGCGACAAAGAAGGAGTGAGGTAGATGTTGTAGATATAGACACTTTCTCGTCTGTTATTACAGACTGCCAGCCCTCTACATCTACGGCACCTTATCCTACAGATTATTATGCAGTTTATTCGGAATCGTCCGCGAGTTCGTCTTTGATGTCAGTTCTAGAATTCTTAAGGGAAAAAGACAACGACACCTCAAAGACACAGCCGGAAAGTGAAATGCCAAGTGGAAGAGGAAAATGTCCCCCAGGAGCAGGCAAACATTCTAAAAAGGTTCGAGATTCTCCACAGAAAATAGAAAATGTCGCCACAAAGGCACGAGACCTTCATATCCCAAGTGGAGAAGGCAAATCATGCGGATCAGGcaaaaaatctaaaatggtGTCGGTTCAGGAATCTCCCAAAGGAGCAGACAATAAAGCCAAAGACGTCACTCATTTATTCCTTGCAAGAGAGTCCGGCCCACCCCCCAAACAGCCGCCACCGAAGCCTGTTCGATTATCTTTCTTTGAAAGATTAAAGAGATTCGGCAAAAATAAAGTCGCACCCCAGCCTAGAGTGGAGGAAAAGTCCAGCGTCAAAATCAGCATTGTGCCGGAACTGGCTGGATTCAGAGGGGAGTTCCTGGCTTCCACTGTTGAATTACCTGAAGCAGAAGCTAGTAGTGCTGAGTCGTCTGTAGATTTGTCGAGGCTCAGTCATGCCCCAGCAGTCGTTCAGGACTACTACCCCAGCACCCTTGTTGGCTTTTTTGAGCG ggggtgctga
- the LOC136269442 gene encoding uncharacterized protein isoform X2 produces the protein MSVLEFLREKDNDTSKTQPESEMPSGRGKCPPGAGKHSKKVRDSPQKIENVATKARDLHIPSGEGKSCGSGKKSKMVSVQESPKGADNKAKDVTHLFLARESGPPPKQPPPKPVRLSFFERLKRFGKNKVAPQPRVEEKSSVKISIVPELAGFRGEFLASTVELPEAEASSAESSVDLSRLSHAPAVVQDYYPSTLVGFFERGC, from the exons ATGTCAGTTCTAGAATTCTTAAGGGAAAAAGACAACGACACCTCAAAGACACAGCCGGAAAGTGAAATGCCAAGTGGAAGAGGAAAATGTCCCCCAGGAGCAGGCAAACATTCTAAAAAGGTTCGAGATTCTCCACAGAAAATAGAAAATGTCGCCACAAAGGCACGAGACCTTCATATCCCAAGTGGAGAAGGCAAATCATGCGGATCAGGcaaaaaatctaaaatggtGTCGGTTCAGGAATCTCCCAAAGGAGCAGACAATAAAGCCAAAGACGTCACTCATTTATTCCTTGCAAGAGAGTCCGGCCCACCCCCCAAACAGCCGCCACCGAAGCCTGTTCGATTATCTTTCTTTGAAAGATTAAAGAGATTCGGCAAAAATAAAGTCGCACCCCAGCCTAGAGTGGAGGAAAAGTCCAGCGTCAAAATCAGCATTGTGCCGGAACTGGCTGGATTCAGAGGGGAGTTCCTGGCTTCCACTGTTGAATTACCTGAAGCAGAAGCTAGTAGTGCTGAGTCGTCTGTAGATTTGTCGAGGCTCAGTCATGCCCCAGCAGTCGTTCAGGACTACTACCCCAGCACCCTTGTTGGCTTTTTTGAGCG ggggtgctga
- the LOC105322072 gene encoding tetraspanin-9 codes for MGYKSGSGLPVKEIVFGISNTIFLLMGLAVFIVGVYLKVSRSVYTELLDSREFETGTALCVSAGIIVVVVSLIGFWGLWMKSKFILSLYFFSVLIIFCLEIAAGIIAYIYRNKIEEIIEEDLRTGLKDTKRRIAWDTVQEKYECCGVHNYTDWMGVYDVNVPSSIPDSCCGYPDCGESGSMAAWRIGCVEDAKDWLKENYLLLGLVCVVIGAIHVLLLIVTAALIILLRLNG; via the exons ATGGGCTACAAAAGCGGTTCAG GATTGCCAGTGAAGGAGATCGTGTTTGGGATTTCCAACACAATATTTCTG TTGATGGGCCTGGCAGTATTCATTGTGGGCGTTTACCTGAAGGTCTCACGATCCGTGTATACTGAACTCCTGGACAGCCGTGAATTCGAGACGGGCACCGCCTTATGTGTGTCCGCAGGAATCATTGTTGTGGTGGTCTCCTTAATAGGATTCTGGGGGCTATGGATGAAGAGTAAATTCATTCTCAGTTTG TACTTTTTTTCGGTCCTTATTATCTTCTGTCTAGAGATTGCTGCAGGAATTATCGCATAcatttacagaaacaaa ATAGAGGAGATAATTGAGGAGGATTTAAGGACCGGGCTAAAAGACACAAAGAGGAGAATAGCCTGGGACACAGTGCAAGAAAAG TATGAATGCTGTGGAGTTCATAATTACACGGATTGGATGGGCGTCTACGATGTAAATGTTCCCTCTTCTATTCCGGACTCCTGTTGTGGATATCCGGATTGTGGGGAGTCTGGATCAATGGCTGCCTGGAGGATT ggtTGTGTTGAAGATGCCAAGGACTGGCTGAAGGAGAACTACTTACTCCTGGGACTTGTGTGTGTGGTGATCGGGGCCATTCAT GTTTTGTTGTTGATTGTGACAGCAGCTCTAATTATTCTCCTGAGGTTGAATGGCTGA